Proteins from one Puntigrus tetrazona isolate hp1 chromosome 10, ASM1883169v1, whole genome shotgun sequence genomic window:
- the supt20 gene encoding transcription factor SPT20 homolog isoform X5 — translation MQQVLEYALDRAEYIVESARQRPAKRRVSSSGRKSLYQKLYELYIEECEKEPELKKLRRNVNLLEKLVSQESVSCLVVNLYPGNEGYSLMLRGKNGSDSETIRLRYEETELLEYLDAEELPPILVDLLEKSQVNIFHCGCVIAEVRDYRQSGNAKMPTYQSRHILLRPTMQTLICDVHAMTSDHHKWTQDDKLQLESQLILATAEPLCLDPSISVSCTTNRLLYNKQKMNTRSMKRCFRRHSQAALNRQQEMMSHCPALPQLRLLDYLQRRKERKPAPSIDLKISKAGNCVDMWKQSSCQLTVPSEIDVENYAVAENSVKLDDTQPTVWPAQDVRDDYIFECEVGGQPQRTKVTIFQSMGDPLVYGKIYSAKDSKSEEDVTDLHLIHPPFLIGSKTDADRFLAQYKEVYERDVKCQVKMLHNSGSAGSQGQLSPSRENEADGFSALVQSSVLGKGVKHRPPPIKLPAGSACASSGNPYSTQASSSHLKCPTPPPTKNQSLSRKHSMELGLLSPAALSPMQRSGTPKPSTPTPTNTPCSTPHPADVQSATPSVTPTPQDPALPQQPTLLTPFAQQQMTLPVMTIPLPTSSTTSSQVMTNPAGLNFINVVGPVCSPQTLMSGSNPMLGCSPGTLASGIPLSGLLPSGGLMSGALPAMQPAAPSAGGPFGLNNSPGLRPLNLLQLPTGPLIFNSLQQQQLSQFSPQQQSSQSATSSPQQQGDAADPGLTAEQGLSAQQTAVINLTGVGGFMSPQAAVAILAAPNATAANGYGSGGGSTGSAATATFRQPAKK, via the exons ATG CAACAAGTCTTAGAATATGCATTGGATCGGGCTGAG TACATTGTTGAAAGTGCTCGTCAGCGACCGGCGAAGAGACGAGTATCTTCGAGTGGAAGGAAATCCTTATATCAGAAACTCTATGAATTATACATTGAAGAGTGTGAAAAAGAACCAGAGTTGAAG AAACTGAGAAGAAATGTGAATCTACTAGAGAAGCTGGTCTCACAGGAGTCGGTCTCATGTCTGGTGGTCAACCTGTACCCTGGAAATGAAGGATACTCGCTTATGCTTAGAGGAAAAAATGGATCCG ATTCAGAAACGATCCGACTTCGCTACGAAGAAACAGAGTTGCTGGAGTACTTGGATGCTGAGGAGTTGCCACCCATCCTTGTAGACCTTCTAGAAAAATCACAG GTGAACATATTCCACTGTGGCTGTGTCATAGCTGAGGTCAGGGACTACCGACAGTCTGGAAATGCAAAGATGCCCACCTACCAGAGCCGGCACATCCTGCTGAGACCCACTATGCAG ACCCTGATCTGTGACGTTCATGCGATGACAAGTGATCACCACAAGTGGACACAG GatgataaacttcagctggaGAGTCAGCTGATTCTGGCCACAGCAGAGCCTCTGTGTCTGGACCCCTCCATCTCTGTCAGCTGCACCACCAACCGTCTGCTCTACAACAAACAGAAGATGAACACGCGATCCATGAAACG GTGTTTCAGGAGGCATTCTCAAGCAGCTCTGAACCGACAGCAGGAGATGATGAGCCACTGCCCTGCACTGCCACAGCTCAGACTCCTGGACTACCTGCAGAGGAGGAAAGAGAGGAAACCTGCTCCTTCCATAGACCTTAAGATCTCCAAAGCTGGAAAT TGTGTGGACATGTGGAAACAGAGCAGTTGTCAGCTGACCGTCCCGTCAGAAATTGAT GTGGAAAATTATGCAGTGGCAGAGAACTCTGTCAAACTAGATGACACTCAGCCCACTGTGTGGCCTGCGCAG GATGTGAGGGACGACTACATTTTCGAGTGTGAGGTAGGAGGTCAGCCTCAAAGAACAAAAGTCACTATCTTCCAGTCTATGGGGGACCCGCTGGTGTATGGGAAAATCTACAGCGCCAAAGACTCCAAATCAGAGGAGGATGTCACAGACCTACACCTCATTCATCCACC ATTCCTCATAGGTTCAAAAACAGATGCTGATCG GTTCCTGGCGCAGTATAAGGAGGTGTATGAACGAGACGTGAAGTGTCAGGTGAAGATGTTGCACAACTCAGGCAGCGCAGGGTCCCAAGGCCAGCTCTCCCCCTCCAGGGAAAACGAG GCTGATGGATTCTCAGCTCTGGTCCAGTCTTCGGTTTTAGGAAAGGGCGTCAAACACAGACCTCCTCCTATCAAACTGCCAGCCGGCTCAGCCTGCGCCTCCTCAG gtAACCCGTACAGTACACAGGCGTCAAGCAGCCATCTCAAGTGCCCAACCCCTCCACCCACAAAGAATCAGTCGCTCTCCCGGAAACACTCCATGGAGCTTGGCCTGCTGTCGCCTGCTGCTCTCTCGCCCATGCAGA GATCAGGTACTCCAAAGCCCtccacccccacccccaccAACACGCCGTGTTCGACGCCCCACCCTGCCGATGTTCAGAGTGCCACGCCTTCAGTAACGCCCACCCCTCAGGACCCCGCCCTTCCACAGCAGCCAACCCTGCTTACCCCCTTTGCCCAACAGCAGATGACCCTGCCTGTCATGACTATTCCCCTGCCCACGTCCAGCACCACATCCTCACAGGTCATGACAAACCCTGCAGGGCTCAACTTCATCAACGTGGTGGGCCCGGTTTG CAGTCCACAGACTCTGATGAGCGGATCTAACCCAATGCTGGGTTGTAGTCCTGGTACTCTAGCGTCTGGTATTCCCTTGAGTGGGCTTTTGCCCTCTGGTGGTCTTATGTCTGGAGCTCTTCCTGCCATGCAGCCTGCAGCCCCATCAG CAGGTGGGCCTTTTGGGCTGAACAACAGCCCTGGACTGCGACCGCTTAACCTTCTTCAG CTCCCAACAGGACCACTGATTTTTAATTCTCTACAGCAGCAGCAGTTGTCTCAGTTCTCCCCTCAGCAGCAAAGCAGTCAGTCGGCCACATCCAGCCCCCAGCAGCAGGGGGATGCG GCTGATCCGGGTCTGACAGCAGAACAGGGTCTGTCTGCACAACAGACGGCGGTCATCAATCTCACTGGAGTGGGGGGATTCATGTCTCCTCAGGCAGCAG TTGCAATTCTTGCAGCACCAAATGCAACAGCAGCAAATGGGTATGGCAGTGGGGGCGGCAGCACAGGCAGCGCTGCCACGGCAACATTCCGCCAGCCAGCCAAAAAGTAA
- the supt20 gene encoding transcription factor SPT20 homolog isoform X6 — MQQVLEYALDRAEYIVESARQRPAKRRVSSSGRKSLYQKLYELYIEECEKEPELKKLRRNVNLLEKLVSQESVSCLVVNLYPGNEGYSLMLRGKNGSDSETIRLRYEETELLEYLDAEELPPILVDLLEKSQVNIFHCGCVIAEVRDYRQSGNAKMPTYQSRHILLRPTMQTLICDVHAMTSDHHKWTQDDKLQLESQLILATAEPLCLDPSISVSCTTNRLLYNKQKMNTRSMKRCFRRHSQAALNRQQEMMSHCPALPQLRLLDYLQRRKERKPAPSIDLKISKAGNCVDMWKQSSCQLTVPSEIDVENYAVAENSVKLDDTQPTVWPAQDVRDDYIFECEVGGQPQRTKVTIFQSMGDPLVYGKIYSAKDSKSEEDVTDLHLIHPPFLIGSKTDADRFLAQYKEVYERDVKCQVKMLHNSGSAGSQGQLSPSRENEADGFSALVQSSVLGKGVKHRPPPIKLPAGSACASSGNPYSTQASSSHLKCPTPPPTKNQSLSRKHSMELGLLSPAALSPMQRSGTPKPSTPTPTNTPCSTPHPADVQSATPSVTPTPQDPALPQQPTLLTPFAQQQMTLPVMTIPLPTSSTTSSQVMTNPAGLNFINVVGPVCSPQTLMSGSNPMLGCSPGTLASGIPLSGLLPSGGLMSGALPAMQPAAPSGGPFGLNNSPGLRPLNLLQLPTGPLIFNSLQQQQLSQFSPQQQSSQSATSSPQQQGDAADPGLTAEQGLSAQQTAVINLTGVGGFMSPQAAVAILAAPNATAANGYGSGGGSTGSAATATFRQPAKK; from the exons ATG CAACAAGTCTTAGAATATGCATTGGATCGGGCTGAG TACATTGTTGAAAGTGCTCGTCAGCGACCGGCGAAGAGACGAGTATCTTCGAGTGGAAGGAAATCCTTATATCAGAAACTCTATGAATTATACATTGAAGAGTGTGAAAAAGAACCAGAGTTGAAG AAACTGAGAAGAAATGTGAATCTACTAGAGAAGCTGGTCTCACAGGAGTCGGTCTCATGTCTGGTGGTCAACCTGTACCCTGGAAATGAAGGATACTCGCTTATGCTTAGAGGAAAAAATGGATCCG ATTCAGAAACGATCCGACTTCGCTACGAAGAAACAGAGTTGCTGGAGTACTTGGATGCTGAGGAGTTGCCACCCATCCTTGTAGACCTTCTAGAAAAATCACAG GTGAACATATTCCACTGTGGCTGTGTCATAGCTGAGGTCAGGGACTACCGACAGTCTGGAAATGCAAAGATGCCCACCTACCAGAGCCGGCACATCCTGCTGAGACCCACTATGCAG ACCCTGATCTGTGACGTTCATGCGATGACAAGTGATCACCACAAGTGGACACAG GatgataaacttcagctggaGAGTCAGCTGATTCTGGCCACAGCAGAGCCTCTGTGTCTGGACCCCTCCATCTCTGTCAGCTGCACCACCAACCGTCTGCTCTACAACAAACAGAAGATGAACACGCGATCCATGAAACG GTGTTTCAGGAGGCATTCTCAAGCAGCTCTGAACCGACAGCAGGAGATGATGAGCCACTGCCCTGCACTGCCACAGCTCAGACTCCTGGACTACCTGCAGAGGAGGAAAGAGAGGAAACCTGCTCCTTCCATAGACCTTAAGATCTCCAAAGCTGGAAAT TGTGTGGACATGTGGAAACAGAGCAGTTGTCAGCTGACCGTCCCGTCAGAAATTGAT GTGGAAAATTATGCAGTGGCAGAGAACTCTGTCAAACTAGATGACACTCAGCCCACTGTGTGGCCTGCGCAG GATGTGAGGGACGACTACATTTTCGAGTGTGAGGTAGGAGGTCAGCCTCAAAGAACAAAAGTCACTATCTTCCAGTCTATGGGGGACCCGCTGGTGTATGGGAAAATCTACAGCGCCAAAGACTCCAAATCAGAGGAGGATGTCACAGACCTACACCTCATTCATCCACC ATTCCTCATAGGTTCAAAAACAGATGCTGATCG GTTCCTGGCGCAGTATAAGGAGGTGTATGAACGAGACGTGAAGTGTCAGGTGAAGATGTTGCACAACTCAGGCAGCGCAGGGTCCCAAGGCCAGCTCTCCCCCTCCAGGGAAAACGAG GCTGATGGATTCTCAGCTCTGGTCCAGTCTTCGGTTTTAGGAAAGGGCGTCAAACACAGACCTCCTCCTATCAAACTGCCAGCCGGCTCAGCCTGCGCCTCCTCAG gtAACCCGTACAGTACACAGGCGTCAAGCAGCCATCTCAAGTGCCCAACCCCTCCACCCACAAAGAATCAGTCGCTCTCCCGGAAACACTCCATGGAGCTTGGCCTGCTGTCGCCTGCTGCTCTCTCGCCCATGCAGA GATCAGGTACTCCAAAGCCCtccacccccacccccaccAACACGCCGTGTTCGACGCCCCACCCTGCCGATGTTCAGAGTGCCACGCCTTCAGTAACGCCCACCCCTCAGGACCCCGCCCTTCCACAGCAGCCAACCCTGCTTACCCCCTTTGCCCAACAGCAGATGACCCTGCCTGTCATGACTATTCCCCTGCCCACGTCCAGCACCACATCCTCACAGGTCATGACAAACCCTGCAGGGCTCAACTTCATCAACGTGGTGGGCCCGGTTTG CAGTCCACAGACTCTGATGAGCGGATCTAACCCAATGCTGGGTTGTAGTCCTGGTACTCTAGCGTCTGGTATTCCCTTGAGTGGGCTTTTGCCCTCTGGTGGTCTTATGTCTGGAGCTCTTCCTGCCATGCAGCCTGCAGCCCCATCAG GTGGGCCTTTTGGGCTGAACAACAGCCCTGGACTGCGACCGCTTAACCTTCTTCAG CTCCCAACAGGACCACTGATTTTTAATTCTCTACAGCAGCAGCAGTTGTCTCAGTTCTCCCCTCAGCAGCAAAGCAGTCAGTCGGCCACATCCAGCCCCCAGCAGCAGGGGGATGCG GCTGATCCGGGTCTGACAGCAGAACAGGGTCTGTCTGCACAACAGACGGCGGTCATCAATCTCACTGGAGTGGGGGGATTCATGTCTCCTCAGGCAGCAG TTGCAATTCTTGCAGCACCAAATGCAACAGCAGCAAATGGGTATGGCAGTGGGGGCGGCAGCACAGGCAGCGCTGCCACGGCAACATTCCGCCAGCCAGCCAAAAAGTAA